In Vigna unguiculata cultivar IT97K-499-35 chromosome 3, ASM411807v1, whole genome shotgun sequence, a single genomic region encodes these proteins:
- the LOC114179548 gene encoding probable calcium-binding protein CML25, with amino-acid sequence MGLKSLFNRESDAISSGGASRSISLSMRSRGRMAGELEQVFKKFDVNGDGKISASELGTMMRSLGQAATEQEVNNMIREVDGDGDGCISLQEFIELNTKGVDSEEVMENLKDAFSVFDMDGNGFITAEELNSVMQSLGEECSLAECRRMIGGVDRDGDGTIDFEEFKVMMMMGSRHDTTDRVKPLPETY; translated from the coding sequence ATGGGTTTGAAATCTCTGTTCAACCGGGAAAGCGACGCAATATCCTCCGGCGGAGCGTCGCGATCGATATCACTGTCGATGCGGTCGCGCGGGCGGATGGCGGGGGAGCTGGAGCAGGTGTTCAAGAAGTTCGACGTGAACGGGGACGGGAAGATATCGGCGTCGGAGCTGGGGACGATGATGAGGAGCCTGGGGCAGGCAGCGACGGAGCAGGAGGTGAACAACATGATCCGGGAGGTGGACGGTGACGGTGACGGATGCATCAGCCTGCAGGAGTTCATCGAGCTGAACACCAAGGGCGTGGACTCCGAGGAGGTGATGGAGAACTTGAAGGACGCGTTCTCCGTGTTCGACATGGACGGGAACGGGTTTATCACAGCGGAGGAGCTGAACTCGGTGATGCAGAGCCTGGGGGAGGAGTGCTCCCTGGCGGAGTGCCGGAGGATGATCGGTGGCGTGGACAGAGACGGCGACGGCACCATCGACTTCGAGGAGTTCaaggtgatgatgatgatggggTCCCGCCATGACACCACCGATAGAGTTAAACCACTTCCAGAAACGTATTAA
- the LOC114174910 gene encoding histone-lysine N-methyltransferase setd3 → MGTSKTVMCSLTHLRPLTCAASASASRIVPYPPDLLKWVTREGGFVHRALDIAQLGSSNGLGLVAKDPIPRGSDLIVLPHHLPLRFTTLEHDPLLHHLARQIPEELWAMKLGLKLLQERAKVGSFWWPYISNLPETFTVPIFFPGEDIKNLHYAPLLHQVNKRCRFLLDFEQEVKRALASVKPDSHPFGGQEVDASSLGWAMSAVSSRAFRLYGEKDQNGDRIHIPMMLPLIDMCNHSFNPNARIVQEEDTDTMKMQVKVVAETAIKEDDPLLLSYGSLNNDFFLLDYGFVIHSNPFDCIELKYDGALLDAASTAAGVSSPNFSAPAPWQELILSQLNLSGETPNLKVSLGGEETVDGRLVAALRVVLSSNVETVQKYDLSTLKSLDVEAPLGVAHDIAVFRTLIALCVIALEHFPTKIMDDESLLKQGASGSTELAIQYRIQKKCVIIDVMKNLSRRVKLLSSKETATAEG, encoded by the exons ATGGGCACTTCGAAGACGGTGATGTGTTCGCTGACCCACTTGCGCCCGCTAACATGCGCCGCATCTGCATCGGCGTCACGAATAGTTCCCTACCCACCCGACCTCCTAAAGTGGGTAACCAGAGAGGGCGGGTTCGTCCACCGCGCGCTGGATATAGCACAACTCGGTTCATCCAACGGACTGGGTCTAGTGGCCAAGGACCCGATTCCACGTGGCAGTGACCTAATTGTCCTTCCGCACCACCTTCCCCTGCGCTTTACCACTCTTGAACACGACCCTCTGCTGCATCACTTGGCGCGCCAAATCCCTG AGGAACTATGGGCAATGAAACTGGGTTTGAAGCTTCTGCAAGAGAGGGCAAAAGTTGGGTCCTTCTGGTGGCCGTACATTAGTAATCTCCCTGAAACATTCACCGTGCCTATTTTCTTCCCTGGGGAGGACATAAAGAACTTGCACTATGCTCCACTTCTTCATCAG GTAAACAAAAGATGCCGGTTTCTTCTTGATTTTGAGCAAGAAGTGAAGCGTGCCTTAGCAAGTGTTAAGCCAGATAGCCATCCTTTTGGTGGTCAAGAAGTAGATGCATCTTCTCTTGGATGGGCAATGTCAGCAGTCTCATCTAGAGCATTCAGGTTGTATGGTGAAAAGGATCAGAATGGGGACCGAATTCACATACCCATGATGCTCCCTCTGATTGATATGTGCAATCATAGTTTCAATCCAAATGCTAGAATTGTTCAGGAAGAAGATACCGATACCATGAAGATGCAAGTGAAG GTTGTGGCTGAGACAGCAATCAAAGAAGATGACCCTCTGTTACTTTCTTATGGCAGTTTAAACAATGATTTTTTCCTTCTTGATTATGGATTTGTGATTCACTCAAACCCTTTTGATTGTATTGAGCTCAAATATGATGGTGCTCTTTTGGATGCTGCAAGCACTGCGGCTGgagtttcttcaccaaatttCTCAGCACCTGCTCCGTGGCAGGAACTGATTTTATCTCAGTTGAATCTATCTGGAGAAACTCCAAATCTCAAG GTGAGCTTAGGTGGTGAAGAAACAGTAGATGGCCGCTTGGTGGCTGCATTGCGAGTAGTCCTTTCGAGTAATGTGGAAACTGTGCAGAAGTATGATCTCAGTAccctcaagtctttggatgttgAGGCTCCTCTCGGTGTTGCACATGACATAGCTGTATTTCGCACCCTAATTGCTTTGTGCGTCATTGCACTGGAACACTTTCCGACCAAAATAATGGATGATGAATCTCTGTTAAAGCAGGGTGCTTCAGGTTCAACCGAGTTAGCCATTCAGTACAGAATCCAAAAGAAATGCGTGATTATTGACGTAATGAAAAATCTCTCAAGGAGGGTAAAGCTTCTATCATCAAAGGAAACAGCTACCGCTGAAGGCTGA
- the LOC114176960 gene encoding nudix hydrolase 17, mitochondrial-like: protein MACLVSRSGRELQRYNNMGGRQVVGCIPYRYKQDVDGNISDELEVLVVSSQKGQGLMFPKGGWELDESVEEAACRESLEEAGVLGIIEHELGQWYFISKRHGIYYEGHMFPMFVKEQLDTWPEKNLRRRIWMTVGEAREVCQHWWMKEALDILVKRIRVSSEQGKKDMVLDDSLGF, encoded by the exons ATGGCGTGCTTGGTATCTCGCTCGGGAAGGGAATTGCAGAGGTACAACAACATGGGTGGCCGCCAAGTTGTTGG GTGCATACCTTACAGATATAAACAAGACGTAGATGGTAACATCAGTGACGAATTGGAAGTACTTGTCGTTAGTTCTCAGAAAGGCCAAGGATTGATGTTCCCTAAG GGAGGATGGGAACTTGATGAATCTGTGGAAGAAGCAGCTTGTAGGGAATCTCTTGAAGAAGCAGGAGTATTGGGAATTATTGAG CATGAATTGGGGCAGTGGTATTTCATCAGCAAAAGACATGGCATATATTATGAAGGGCACATGTTCCCCATGTTTGTCAAGgaacagcttgacacgtggccaGAGAAAAATTTACGGAGAAGAATTTGG ATGACTGTTGGTGAAGCAAGAGAAGTTTGTCAGCATTGGTGGATGAAGGAGGCATTAGATATATTGGTTAAAAGAATAAGGGTGTCTTCAGAACAAGGAAAAAAAGATATGGTTTTGGATGATTCTTTAGGGTTTTAA
- the LOC114176966 gene encoding putative calcium-transporting ATPase 13, plasma membrane-type, which produces MARPHSTYPISCRKKWRMAFTVISFVKALHHLSKKALHMKPQTLFRSFSYLAIDVAPPHVPSPRHKLSIADPKLLSHMVGDKRLDSLTQFGDIKELAALLETDLKRGISDDDNDDIDRRKRVFGVNVFTRPPSKGFLSFVLEAFKDTTIIILLFCAVLSLGFGIKQHGWKEGWYDGGSIILAVILVIVVSSVSNFNQSRQFKKLSAKSGNIGVEVVRGGRRQSVSISEVVVGDIVQLKIGDQVPADGLFLEGHSLKVDESSMSGESDHVNVNADTNPFLLSGTKVAEGFARMLVTSVGMNTAWGVMMGSITRELDEETPLQVRLQKLTSAIGKVGLFVAALVLVVSMIRYFMGSTRDDFGNREFVGRKTKFDDVMNAVVGIVAAAVTIVVVAIPEGLPLAVTLTLAYSMKKMMRDNAMVRRISACETMGSATTICTDKTGTLTMNEMKVSEVWVGKKLIAEGGYLAPSLVQLLKEGIGLNTTGSVYQPQEISLPEISGSPTEKALLSWAVMDLGMDIDEVKQHCEIIHVETFNSEKKRSGVLIREKRGSNRVHTHWKGAAEMILAMCSNYHDNTGEIMIMGDEERAQIGNIVKNMATKSLRCIAFAQKSSNEKVCEKLEETELTLLGILGLKDPCRPGVEAAVESCKNAGVKIKMITGDNVHTAKAIASECGILNPSEELDEDAVVEGFQFRNYSHEERMDKIERIRVMARSSPFDKLLMVQCLKQKGHVVAVTGDGTNDAPALKEADIGLSMGIQGTEVAKESSDIVILDDNFSSVVTVLRWGRCVYINIQRFIQFQLTVNIAALVINFVAAVSSGKVPLTAVQLLWVNLIMDTLGALALATEEPTNDLMKMPPVGRVEPLITRAMWRNLISQASYQVFVLLILQFKGRSIFDVSEKVKNTLIFNIFVLCQVFNEFNARKVEKKNIFEGLGKNKLFIVIVGFTVVLQVVLVEFLKMFAGTERLSWGQWGVCVAIGALSWPIGLLVKCIPGRPSK; this is translated from the coding sequence ATGGCGAGACCACACAGTACGTACCCCATCTCATGCAGGAAAAAGTGGCGAATGGCTTTCACTGTCATTTCCTTCGTCAAGGCCCTTCACCATCTCTCCAAGAAAGCTCTTCAtatgaaaccccaaaccctctTCCGTTCCTTCTCCTACCTCGCCATTGACGTTGCTCCCCCACACGTGCCTTCTCCACGTCACAAACTTTCCATTGCTGATCCCAAACTACTCAGTCACATGGTAGGGGACAAGAGACTCGACTCTCTCACCCAATTTGGAGACATCAAAGAACTCGCTGCACTTCTTGAAACCGATCTCAAGCGTGGCATAAGCGACGACGACAACGATGACATTGATCGCCGAAAACGCGTTTTCGGTGTCAACGTGTTCACGAGGCCTCCATCCAAAGGTTTTCTTTCCTTTGTTCTTGAAGCTTTCAAGGATACCACTATCATCATCCTTTTGTTTTGTGCTGTTCTTTCCCTTGGCTTTGGAATCAAGCAGCATGGGTGGAAGGAGGGGTGGTACGACGGAGGAAGCATCATATTGGCGGTTATTCTCGTTATCGTCGTGTCTTCCGTGAGTAACTTCAACCAATCTAGACAGTTCAAGAAGCTTTCTGCCAAGAGTGGCAACATAGGAGTTGAAGTGGTACGAGGTGGTCGGCGCCAGAGCGTGTCGATCTCGGAGGTGGTGGTGGGTGACATTGTGCAGTTGAAGATTGGCGATCAGGTTCCGGCGGATGGGTTGTTTCTAGAGGGACACTCGTTGAAGGTGGACGAATCCAGCATGTCGGGGGAGAGTGATCACGTGAATGTGAACGCTGACACAAACCCTTTCTTGTTATCTGGCACAAAGGTCGCCGAAGGTTTTGCACGCATGCTTGTAACTTCTGTGGGCATGAACACCGCATGGGGTGTGATGATGGGTTCGATCACGAGAGAGCTCGATGAGGAGACACCTTTGCAAGTGCGTCTCCAGAAATTGACTTCGGCTATTGGCAAGGTTGGGTTGTTTGTGGCTGCACTTGTTTTGGTAGTGTCTATGATAAGATACTTCATGGGGAGTACCAGAGATGATTTTGGGAACCGGGAATTTGTCGGGAGAAAGACAAAGTTTGATGATGTCATGAATGCGGTTGTGGGGATTGTTGCTGCGGCTGTGACGATTGTGGTGGTGGCCATTCCAGAAGGGTTGCCACTGGCTGTTACTCTGACTTTGGCTTATTCcatgaagaaaatgatgagGGATAATGCCATGGTTAGGAGAATCTCTGCTTGTGAGACAATGGGGTCGGCAACAACGATCTGCACTGATAAAACTGGTACTCTTACAATGAATGAGATGAAGGTGAGTGAGGTTTGGGTGGGAAAAAAGCTAATAGCAGAAGGTGGGTATTTGGCGCCGAGTTTAGTCCAGTTATTGAAGGAAGGAATTGGGCTGAATACCACTGGAAGTGTTTACCAACCCCAAGAAATTTCTCTGCCTGAAATCTCAGGTAGTCCTACTGAGAAAGCGTTGCTTTCTTGGGCGGTGATGGATTTGGGgatggacattgatgaagtgaAGCAGCATTGCGAGATAATTCACGTGGAGACGTTTAACTCTGAGAAGAAGAGAAGTGGGGTTCTGATAAGGGAGAAGAGAGGAAGCAACAGGGTGCATACACACTGGAAAGGTGCTGCTGAGATGATATTGGCAATGTGTTCAAATTACCATGACAACACAGGGGAAATCATGATCATGGGTGATGAAGAACGAGCACAAATTGGGAACATTGTGAAGAACATGGCTACAAAGAGTTTGCGATGCATTGCCTTTGCCCAAAAGAGTTCCAACGAGAAGGTCTGTGAAAAGCTTGAAGAGACAGAACTAACACTGTTGGGAATACTTGGATTGAAAGACCCTTGTAGGCCTGGAGTGGAAGCAGCAGTTGAATCATGCAAAAATGCTGGAGTGAAGATCAAGATGATCACGGGAGATAATGTGCACACAGCGAAGGCCATAGCTTCTGAATGCGGGATTCTTAATCCTAGTGAAGAATTGGATGAAGATGCTGTGGTTGAAGGGTTTCAATTCAGAAATTACTCGCATGAGGAGAGAATGGATAAGATTGAGAGAATCAGGGTGATGGCGAGATCATCTCCATTTGACAAGCTTCTGATGGTTCAATGTTTAAAGCAGAAGGGTCACGTGGTGGCAGTCACAGGTGATGGTACAAACGATGCACCTGCTCTGAAGGAAGCTGATATTGGACTTTCCATGGGAATACAAGGCACAGAAGTGGCAAAGGAGAGCTCAGACATTGTTATCCTTGATGACAATTTCTCTTCTGTGGTGACAGTACTACGTTGGGGAAGATGTGTGTACATAAACATTCAGAGGTTCATTCAGTTTCAGCTCACAGTTAACATTGCAGCACTTGTCATAAACTTTGTAGCTGCAGTTTCTTCTGGTAAAGTGCCTCTAACTGCTGTTCAGCTTTTGTGGGTTAACCTGATCATGGATACTCTTGGAGCCTTGGCTTTAGCCACTGAGGAACCCACCAATGATCTCATGAAGATGCCACCTGTGGGGAGAGTTGAGCCACTTATAACTAGAGCTATGTGGAGGAACCTCATTTCACAGGCATCATATCAAGTGTTTGTGTTACTGATTTTGCAGTTCAAGGGAAGATCAATCTTTGATGTGAGTGAGAAGGTGAAGAACActcttattttcaatatttttgttcTCTGCCAGGTTTTCAATGAGTTCAATGCAAGGAAGGTGGAGAAAAAGAACATCTTTGAGGGGCTTGGTAAAAACAAGTTGTTCATAGTGATTGTGGGTTTCACTGTTGTTCTTCAGGTAGTGTTGGTTGAGTTTCTGAAGATGTTTGCGGGCACTGAGAGATTGAGTTGGGGCCAATGGGGTGTTTGTGTTGCCATTGGAGCTTTGTCTTGGCCAATTGGCCTGCTTGTGAAGTGTATCCCTGGCCGTCCCAGCAAGTAG
- the LOC114179466 gene encoding protein XAP5 CIRCADIAN TIMEKEEPER, with product MSGMGDGYVGTAQDAVRIRRLEKQREAERRKIQELKTKSASAKGQPGLLQFGSSTSEILETAFKKETVGLVTREQYVEKRVNIQSKIEEEEKEKLQKQQQEEEELQLEKRKKRKIKGNSRLSFAEDIDSETQEEEEEEPRHNNLEANRLRRGKLGKDPTVETGFLPDSEREAEEQAERERLRKQWLREQEQIRNEPLEITYSYWDGTGHRRVIQVRKGDSIGEFLRAVQQQLAPEFREIRTTSVENLLYVKEDLIIPHQHSFYELIVNKARGKSGPLFHFDVHEDVRTIADATIEKDESHAGKVVERHWYEKNKHIFPASRWEIYDPTKKWERYTIHGD from the exons ATGTCGGGTATGGGTGACGGGTACGTGGGCACCGCCCAAGACGCGGTGAGGATTCGGCGGTTGGAGAAGCAGAGAGAAGCGGAGCGTCGGAAAATCCAAGAACTCAAAACCAAGTCTGCCTCCGCCAAGGGCCAACCCGGTCTCCTCCAATTCGGTTCCAGCACTTCCGAG ATTCTAGAGACCGCCTTCAAAAAAGAAACCGTGGGTTTGGTCACCAGAGAGCAGTATGTGGAGAAG AGAGTTAATATTCAGAGCAAAATagaggaagaagagaaggagaaaCTTCAGAAGCAGCAGCAAGA GGAGGAGGAGCTTCAATTAGAAAAGCGTAAAAAGAGGAAGATCAAGGGCAATTCTCGATTGTCCTTTGCTGAGGATATTGATAGTGAAACCCAagaggaggaagaggaggaaCCACGTCATA ATAATCTGGAAGCCAATAGGTTAAGGCGTGGTAAACTTGGTAAAGATCCTACTGTAGAAACTGGCTTTCTACCTGACAG TGAGCGAGAGGCTGAGGAGCAAGCAGAGCGGGAAAGGCTGCGGAAACAGTGGCTCCGTGAGCAGGAGCAAATCCGAA ATGAACCTCTTGAAATCACTTACAGCTACTGGGATGGAACTGGCCACAGGCGTGTGATCCAG GTACGCAAGGGTGACAGCATAGGAGAGTTTCTTCGTGCAGTTCAACAGCAACTTGCTCCTGAATTCCGAGAGATTCGAACAACATCTGTAGAAAATTTGCTATATGTGAAAGAAGACCTTATCATTCCACAT CAACATAGCTTTTATGAGCTAATTGTGAACAAAGCTAGAGGCAAAAGTGGGCCG CTTTTTCATTTTGATGTGCATGAAGATGTACGAACAATTGCTGATGCCACTATAGAGAAGGACGAG TCTCATGCCGGAAAGGTTGTAGAAAGGCACTGGTATGAAAAGAACAAACATATATTTCCTGCTTCAAGATGGGAG ATATATGACCCAACGAAGAAATGGGAACGTTATACTATCCACGGAGATTAA